A stretch of the Acomys russatus chromosome 23, mAcoRus1.1, whole genome shotgun sequence genome encodes the following:
- the Cryz gene encoding quinone oxidoreductase: protein MATGQKLMRAIRVFEFGGPEVLKLRSDVEVPVPQDHQVLIRVHACGINPVETYIRSGNYSRKPALPYTPGTDVAGIIESVGDSVSAFKKGDRVFCSNTISGGYAEFTLAADHTVYILPKTLDFRQGAALGIPYFTACRALLHSARVRAGESVLVHGASGGVGLATCQIARAHGLKVLGTAGSEEGKKLVLQNGAHEVFNHKEVNYIDKIKESLGDKENGVDVIIEMLANENLSNDLKLLSRRGRVIVVGCRGPIEINPRDTMAKETSIIGVSLFSSTKEEFQQFAGILQAGMEKDWVRPVIGSEYPLEKVAQAHKDIIHSTGKTGKMILLL, encoded by the exons ATGGCAACTGGGCAGAAGTTGATGCGGGCCATTCGAGTGTTTGAGTTTGGTGGCCCAGAAGTGCTAAAGCTCCGGTCAGACGTGGAGGTTCCTGTCCCACAAGACCATCAG GTTCTAATCAGAGTCCATGCTTGTGGTATCAACCCAGTAGAGACATACATTCGCTCTGGCAACTACAGTCGGAAACCTGCCTTACCCTACACTCCGGGCACGGATGTAGCCGGGATCATAGAATCTGTTGGAGACAGTGTATCTGCTTTCAAG AAAGGCGACAGGGTCTTCTGCTCCAACACAATCTCCGGTGGCTACGCGGAGTTCACTCTGGCAGCGGATCACACCGTCTACATCCTGCCCAAGACGCTGGACTTCCGGCAGGGGGCCGCACTGGGGATCCCGTACTTCACAGCCTGCCGAGCTCTGCTCCACAG TGCCCGTGTGCGAGCTGGAGAAAGCGTCCTGGTTCATGGGGCGAGTGGAGGA gttggATTAGCTACATGCCAGATTGCTAGAGCTCATGGCTTAAAGGTTTTGGGCACAGCTGGTTCTGAGGAAGGGAAAAAGCTTGTTCTGCAAAACGGAGCCCATGAAGTGTTTAATCACAAAGAAGTTAATTATATTGATAAAATCAAG GAGTCTCTGGGTGACAAGGAGAATGGGGTCGATGTGATTATTGAGATGCTGGCTAACGAGAACCTTAGCAATGACCTGAAGCTTCTGTCGCGCAGAGGACGCGTGATA GTCGTTGGCTGCAGAGGCCCCATTGAGATAAACCCAAGAGACACCATGGCGAAGGAGACAAGTATAATTGGAGTTTCTCTGTTCTCATCTACCAAG GAAGAATTTCAGCAGTTTGCAGGCATCCTCCAAGCAGGAATGGAGAAAGACTGGGTGAGGCCTGTGATAGGTTCTGAGTACCCACTGGAGAAGGTGGCCCAGGCCCACAAAGACATCAtccacagcactgggaagactgGGAAGATGATCCTCCTCTTATGA